The DNA segment TCTGGACACACGACCATCACTTCATACCCTTTTTCTGCAAGTGTATTGGCTAAGGTTCGGATTCCTAGCGCAAAAATGCCATCGTCGTTGCTAATCAACAATTGTGTCATAAACTATCCCTACTCAATCTTCTTCCACTGGCTGTAAACGGGTGAGTTTTAAGCTGAATTGTCCTCCTCCTGTTTTGCCAAAAGCACGCACACGAACAATATAACGCCCTGTTTCGGTAATGCGAGTAAATAGTAGAGAATTGGTGCTTCCATCGGGACCATCATCATTTTCAGCAACGGTGGTTCCATCGGAAGCGATGAGAAGGACGATGCTGTCAAAGTCTTCTGATTTGACATCAATGGAAACCTGATCATCTTTTTGCAAGTTGACTTGATAGTCGCGGGCAAATCCTCCTTCTCCAGTGGGGATATCTTTAGCAGAAAGACGATCGCTGATGACACGATTCACAGGGAGAATGACAGGATCGTAAAGAGAGGACTGGGCTTGAATCGGAGTCACTTCATTGATCACGAACAGCAGTAAAGTTCCGAAAAAGAGAGGAATTTTCCAGCGAGACACCAGCATTTGTATATGTTTGACAGCGACTTGTTCATTATCTCTTACGTTGTGCCAGATTGGGCTATAAAAATTTTTGGAGGACTTCAACGGTTGCTTGTCCTGTTTTTTCCCAGCTAAATTGAGCAGCGCGTTTTAATCCTTGTTCCCGCATTTTGGCTTGCAATTTAGAATCTTGAGCAAGCGTTGTCATGGCACTTGCTATTTCATTAGTATCCATCGGATCAATCAAAATGGCAGCGTCTCCTGCGACTTCTGGTAAGGAAGAACAGTTAGAAGTGATCACAGGGGTTCCACAACCCATAGCTTCTAAAACTGGTAAACCAAAGCCTTCCCAGAGACTGGGGAATACTAGTGCCGTTGCACCTCGGATTACATCAGGGAGTTGATCATAAGGAATGTAATTGAGAAAACGAACGCGATCGCGCACACCTAATTCTGCCGCCTGTTGCTGTAATTGCGGTGTATAGCGGGGATCGGGGGGACCAATTAACCAAAGTTCATTGTCCGTAGCGGAAACTTTAGCAAAAGCGGCAATTAATCTTCCAACATTTTTATGGGGATCGGGTCGTCCCAGATGCAAGAAATATTGACACGGTTGGTGTTTAATGCTTGTTGCAGGGGT comes from the Cyanobacteria bacterium GSL.Bin1 genome and includes:
- a CDS encoding glycosyltransferase is translated as MLNPLLVNCSIVMQQPTGISAYTQNILPSLASLEPTLLTSALITDYNSYQIPNRLSPDHGTIAHLRRLWWTQQQLPKIYKRLDAALLFSPIPEAPLYSSCRYVVTVHDLIPLRYPKRFSPLTPYFRFYIPQVLYQAEHIICNSQATADDMIHFWGIPARKITPILLAYDQQHFFPSPSSRLHPNETLTPATSIKHQPCQYFLHLGRPDPHKNVGRLIAAFAKVSATDNELWLIGPPDPRYTPQLQQQAAELGVRDRVRFLNYIPYDQLPDVIRGATALVFPSLWEGFGLPVLEAMGCGTPVITSNCSSLPEVAGDAAILIDPMDTNEIASAMTTLAQDSKLQAKMREQGLKRAAQFSWEKTGQATVEVLQKFL
- a CDS encoding peptidase encodes the protein MLVSRWKIPLFFGTLLLFVINEVTPIQAQSSLYDPVILPVNRVISDRLSAKDIPTGEGGFARDYQVNLQKDDQVSIDVKSEDFDSIVLLIASDGTTVAENDDGPDGSTNSLLFTRITETGRYIVRVRAFGKTGGGQFSLKLTRLQPVEED